The segment GCAGCAGATCCGACCGGGTTCGTAGTGCAGTCACCTGCACGGATTGCCCTTGATTTTCCCGGTGTGACGAATGCCTCAGGAAAATCTTTAGTTGAATTTAATCAAGGTAATTTGCGCTCGGCTAACCTTGTTGAGGCCTCTGGTCGTTCACGGCTGGTGCTCAATCTCAAGGCTGCTACGACTTATCGCTTGCAGCGCCAAGGCAAGTCTTTGTTGATTATGCTGGACCCCGCAGGTGCCGCTGCAACGGTGGCGGGAACTCCTGCTGCGGTAGCTCCTGTCTTTGAGAGTAAATCGGCATCTACTGATGCTGCATCAATCAAAGGCGTTGATTTCCGCCGTGGCAATGATGGCTCAGGCCGGGTCATTGTGAGCTTGGGAAGCAGTCAGGTCGGGGTTGACCTGCGCCAAGAAGGCAAGGGCTTGACCGTTGATTTTCTGCGCTCGGACCTTCCAGAAAATCTGCGCAAAAAATTGGATGTTGCTGATTTTGGTACTCCAGTTCAAGCCATCTCGACCACTCAACAAGGTGACCGTGTGCGTATGCGCATTGATCCTATCGGGGATTGGGAGCACAGCGCTTATCAAAGCGATAACCAGTTTGTTTTGGAAGTTCGCCAGAAAAAAGTGGACACCAGCAAACTGACGCAAGGCCCTGGATATAGCGGTGAAAAACTGTCGCTGAACTTCCAAAATATCGAAGTGCGTTCGCTGCTGCAGGTGATTGCCGACTTCACCAATTTCAATATCGTGACTTCGGATACGGTGACAGGTGCTCTGACGCTGCGTCTGAAGGATGTACCTTGGGATCAAGCGCTACAAATCATCATGGATGCAAAGGGTCTGGGCATGCGCAAGTCAGGCTCCGTGCTCTGGATTGCACCCAAGGATGAAATTGATGCGCGTACCAAGCGCGACTATGAAGCAGCGATGGAAATTCAGAAGCTGGAGCCTCTGCGTACTCAGGGTTTCCAACTGAACTATGCCAAGGCGGCTGATATTTTGACGCAGATCACAACCTCTACTGGCGGTGGCGGTGGTACTGGCACAGCAACTAGTGCTCGTTTTCTGTCTGCACGTGGCTCTGCTATTTCTGAGCCCCGTACCAACCAATTGTTTGTGACAGATACGCCAACCAAGCTCGATGAAATGAAAGCTTTGCTGGCAACGCTAGATGTGCCTGTACGCCAAGTCATGATTGAGGCCAGAATCGTTGAAGCACGCGATACTTTTGGTCGTAATTTGGGTGTGAAATTTGGTGGTGGAGCAATTGGCAGCAACCGTGCTTTCGGAACTAACCAGGGCTCAGTTCCTGGTGCAGCTCTTACATCAACTAGCACTAGCGCTATATCAAACTCGAATTTTGTGAATTTACCTGCGAGCGCAATCAGCGGCGCAGCGGCGGGTCAAGTTGCTTTTTCAGTGTTCAATAGTTCATTGACCCGCTTTTTGTCTTTGGAATTGTCTGCACTTGAGGCTGAAGGTGATGGCAAGATCATCTCTAATCCTCGTTTGGTTACAGCAGATCAAAACAAGGCCTTAATCGAACAAGGTACGGAGTACCCTTATTCAGTTACTGCTCCCAACGGCGCGACCACGATTTCCTTTAAGAAGGCGGTTCTTAAGTTAGAGGTGACACCCCAGATTACTCCTGAAGGTGACATCATTCTGGACTTGGATGTGAACAAGGATAGTCGAGGCGAGACAACAACCCAAGGCGTTGCTATTGATACCAAGCACATCAAAACACAGGTGCTGGTTGAAAATGGTGGCACGGTTGTGATCGGTGGTATTTTTGAAATGGAAGAAACGAATCAGGTTAACAAAGTACCCTTGTTGGGTGATATACCTGTTTTGGGGCATTTGTTTCGCAATAGTGCTAAGGCATCACAAAAACGTGAAATGCTGATATTTATTACGCCCAAGATGCTGAGTCAGGCGCGAAATACTAGTAAGTAACAGGTACTCCGGTATCTCAAAGGCCCGCATGAACAAAATGCGGGCCTTTTTGATTTCCGAATGTCTGTGGACTGCGAAAATATCCGATATACGAGAAAATAAATTGCGGATGGCTGTGATCGATGACTATTTTGAAAAACTCTCACATTGCTCTTGTCGGGCTGCCTGGATGTGGAAAATCTACCATTGGGCGTTATTTGGCTAAGCGCTGGGCGCTACCTTTTGTGGATGTGGATGCAGCCATTGAAGAGCACATCAGATGCACGATCCGTGAGTTTTTCGCGAGGGAAGGTGAGCCGAAATTTCGAGAAATTGAGCAGCAAGTTTTGGCTCAACTGCTTTCAAGACCGAAAAAGATGGTGATATCAACGGGTGGTGGAGCGGTGCTCAAGCCGGAGAATCGGCAGCAACTGATAGCGCATGCTCAGGTTGTTTACCTGAGCGCATCCCCTCATGAGATTGCTAAGCGACTGCAGCGCGATACCCAGCGTCCCTTGCTGCAAGTCGATAATCCGCTACAACGGTTGCTAGACTTGCATGCCGTCAGAGATCCTTTCTATAAGGAGGTCGCTGACTTTATGGTTGCTGGAGGCGGCTTGTCTTCAACTCAGGTCGCACAGCGGGTGGCAATGCAGGTGGAGTTGGGTCAACATTCTTGATTCAGGCTCAAAAGCCTTTGAGCCAAAGTGCTGAAGACGCTATTTGCTATCTATTTTGAAGGGTTCCGACGTGGAAACGGTGCATATTGATTTGGATGAGCGCAGCTATCCGATAGTGATTGCTGAGAATGTGTTGACTCAATTTGCCACTTGGCAGGATTTGCCCAAAGCCACGGCCGCTTTGGTGGTGACGAATGATGTGGTGGAGCCACTTTATTTGGCGATGCTGAAGCATGCGTTGAGTCGGAAATATGCGCAAGTCCACACAGTGGTGCTGCCTGATGGTGAGGCGCATAAAGACTGGCAAACCTTGAACCTGATTTTTGATGCGCTGCTCGCAAATGGCTGTGACCGCAAGACGGTATTGTTTGCGCTGGGTGGCGGTGTGGTTGGGGATATGACGGGGTTTGCGGCAGCCAGCTATATGCGCGGCGTGCCATTTGTGCAGGTGCCGACCACGCTGCTATCGCAAGTGGACTCTTCGGTTGGAGGGAAGACTGCCATTAATCATCCGCTGGGCAAGAATATGATTGGAGCCTTCTATCAGCCACAGTTGGTGGTGTGTGATCTGGCTACGTTAGACACCTTGCCACAGCGTGAGCTAAGCGCAGGCTTGGGTGAAATCATTAAGTACGGCCCGATTGCTGACATGCAGTTCTTTGACTGGCTTGAACTGAACATGGATGGCTTGCTGCGCCGCGATCGCAAGCTGCTAGCTCATGCAGTCAAGCGCAGTGTGGAAATCAAAGCATGGGTGGTGGGGCAAGATGAAAAAGAGGCGGGCTTGCGCGCCATTCTCAACTTTGGTCACACCTTCGGGCATGCGATAGAAGCGGGCATGGGCTATGGCAACTGGCTGCATGGTGAAGGCGTAGCCGCAGGCATGGTGATGGCAGCAGAGCTGTCCAAACGACTCGGAATGGTGGATGAGGCATTTGTTACCCGACTGCGCATCCTGATCGAGCGCGCTGGATTACCGGTATTGGGTGCAGTGATTGATGCGAATGACAACGCTGGTCGATACCTTGAGCTGATGCGCGTGGATAAAAAATCGGAGGCGGGTGAAATTCGCTTTGTTCTGATTGATGGAGCAGGCAAGGCTGTCATGTGCTCAGCCCCTGATGCATTGGTGCGTGAGGTGATCGACAGCTGCTGTGGCTGAAATTTTGGATGAACTGCTAGAGTGACTGTATTCAGTTGTGGAGGTAGCCTGCATGAACACTCTGGCTTCTTACGCCTGCAATCCCTTACACAGCAAGGGACGTCTTTTTGCGGAGCCGGTTGCTCCCACGCGTAGCGATTTTCAGCGCGATCGCGATCGAATCGTTCACTCTTCAGCCTTCAGGCGACTGGTTTACAAGACACAAGTCTTTGTGAATCACGAGGGTGACTTGTTTCGTACAAGGCTCACGCATTCGCTGGAGGTTGCGCAGTTGGGGCGTTCCATCGCTTGTTCGCTACAGCTCGATGAAGATCTGGTCGAGGCGATTTGCCTGGCCCATGATCTGGGGCATACGCCGTTTGGTCATGCAGGCCAGGATGCGCTCAATGAATGCATGAGGCCCTATGGAGGTTTTGAGCACAATTTGCAAAGCCTACGAGTGGTGGATAGGTTGGAAGAGCGTTATCCCTCCTTCGACGGCCTCAATCTGACTTTTGAGACCCGCGAAGGCATTCTCAAACATTGCTCGTCAAGCAATGCTCAATTTTTGAACGCACGAGAGCCTGGTGGTGTGGCGCAGCGATTTATAGATGGCTCGCAGCCGTCGCTGGAGGCGCAGCTTTGTAACCTCGCCGATGCGATTGCCTATAACGCGCACGATGTGGATGATGGCGTTCGCTCAGGCGTCATTAGCATGATTCAGTTGCGTGATGCAGTTCCCTTGTTTGCTCGTTATTACGAAGCCACGCTGTCTGATTGGCCGCAGCTTGCACTTGCTAACTCACATCGAAAACTGCTTTACGAAAGCATTCGTCGAATGCTAAGTGACCAAGTCTATGACGTCATCAATCATTCTAGAGAGCGCCTAAAGTCCTCCAAGGTGCACTCCGTAGAGGAGGTACGTCTTCATGGGAAGGTGTTGATTGGCTTTAGCGATGCCATGAAGATTGAGTCTCTGGCGCTGAAACAATTTTTGTTTAAACAGCTGTACCGTCACCCTCAAGTCATACAGACCATGGATAGTGCGCAGCAAGTTGTGAGAGATCTGTTTGCCGCTTATATGGTGGAGCCTGAACGAATGAAGCCTAGATTTGTGCAGCGAGCGCAGGCAGCCAATACTTTGAATGATCGTGCGCGTGTGGTGTCAGACTTTATTGCGGGTATGACGGACCGCTACGCTGCTGGCGAGCATGAGCGTATTACGGGCTTGAATGTGCTGAGTCGCTGAGTGCAGCCGGGTTTGGTCAGCACCTCATGCAGCGTTGTAGAGGGCTCGCTAAAATACAGTATCTGTGTATCTAGAGCCGGAATTTTTCCCGCCCAGTGCGCAATCTTTGGGGGCGATTGCCCCCGTTTGCATTTTGGAGGGCCTTGCCATGACCGAAACCTCAACCACTCTCGAGCAGGGCTTTCCGCCGAATCTCGTCATTGAAGATACTGTGCGTTGGCTGGAAAATGCCGTGATTGGGCTCAACCTTTGCCCCTTTGCCAAGGGTGTGCATGTTAAGGGCCAGATTCATTATGTGGTCAGCGAGGCGACAGATGCCGAGGCGGTGGCACAAGACTTGCACCGCGAGCTTGAAGCGTTGGCTGAAGCCAATGAAGAAAAGCGCGATACGACCTTGCTGATCTTGCCTCTTGCTTTGCAAGACTTCTTGGACTTCAACGACTTTCTTGAAGTTGCAGACGTGATGGTCGAAGAACTAGACTTGGGTGGTATGTTGCAAGTGGCATCTTTCCACCCTCAGTTTCAGTTTGAGGGCACGGACGTAGATGACGTGACCAATTGCACCAATCGTGCGCCATATCCTATTTTGCACTTATTGCGTGAAGACAGTATCGACAAGGCGGTGGAAGTTTTCCCTGAGGCCGAGTCGATTTATGAGCGCAATATGGAGACGCTGGAAAAAATTGGTATTGAAGGCTGGCTGGATCTGGATGTGGGTGCGCGTTGCCCTGCGACAGAACATGGCGCAGCAAAGGCAGAGAAATAATGGCGAAAACGGATAAAAAGCAGGGCGTGCAAAAGCCTGCGGTGGCAAAGGGACAAGATATTTTTGAGCAGCTGGGGCTCAAGCCTGGTCAGAGTATTGATCTGCTCAAAGCGCTGCATATTTTGACGCGTGAGGGCAAGCTCAATCAAGATTCGCGCCGCAAGCTCAAGCAGGTCTATCACCTCTATCAGTTCATCGAGCCATTGCTTAATGAGTTGTCCAAGGATGGTCATGCGGTGACTCTGGCTGACCATGGGGCAGGCAAGTCCTATCTCGGTTTTATCCTTTACGACCTGTATTTCAAGGCCCTGGGTCAAGGCAAAATCTACGGCATTGAGACGCGTGCGCCGCTGGTAGAGGCATCTCAGAAACTGGCTGCCGATCTGGCGTTTGATCGCATGGAGTTTTTGAATATGTCGGTGGCAGAGTCCACCCATGTGGGCTTTATGCCTGCGCAGTTTGATGTGGTCACAGCCTTGCATGCCTGTGATACGGCTACCGATGACGCCATTGCTTTTGGTCTGGAGAAAAAGGCTAAGGCCATGGTTCTCGTGCCCTGCTGTCAGGCAGAGATTGCAGCCTGCCTTCGCCAGACCAAAGCCATAAGCCTGACGCGTACACCGCTAGCTGAGTTGTGGCGTCATCCCATTCATACCCGTGAAATGGGGAGCCAGATCACCAATGTGCTGCGTTGTCTGTACCTTGAAGCTTGTGGCTACCAAGTTACGGTGACCGAGTTGGTGGGCTGGGAGCACAGCATGAAAAATGAGCTCATTGTGGCGCGTTACACGGGGCAGAAAAAGCGTAACTCTGGTCAGCGCCTGCGCCAGTTGTTAGCTGAGTTTGGTTTGATCAACTTAGCTGCGGTTCGTTATCCGTATTTGCCTCAAGAAGAAATGGCTGCATAAAAGGGCAGGCCGTTGGTCGGCCAGCCCTTTTATGGTGAGGTTTGCATCAGTCGCTTCATCAATGCTTGTGTGGATGAGTCGACTCCATCCCAGTCATTGCTGCTTTGGCGAGTTTGGAGTTGCCTAGCTAGCTGTTTGCCCAACTCCACACCCCATTGATCGAAGCTGTTGATATCCCAAATGGCGCCGGAGACGAAGATTCGGTGCTCATACAAAGCAATTAATGCGCCAAGAGAAGCGGGGTCCAGTCTTTCGAGTAATAAGAAGCTGCTGGGACGATTACCTCTGCAGTCTTTCTCAACGCCATCCCCAGAGCGTCCAACCATCAAAGCTTGTGCTTGTGCGATAGCGTTGATGACAAGGCTTTGATGGTGTTTACCCAGATATTTCCCACCATCGCGCAGTGCAATGAACTCCACAGGGATGACATCTTTACCCTGATGCAGCATTTGAAAGAAGGCGTGCTGACCGTTAGTTCCAGGCTCGCCCCAGATGACAGGGGCGGTGGGCGTTGAGAGTTCTACACCATCATTGGTCACGCTCTTGCCATTGCTCTCCATCTCTAACTGCTGGAGATAGGCAGTCAAGCGGCGTAAGCCGTGGCTATAAGGGGCGATGCAGCGGCTAGAGAACTGGCAGAAGTCGCGATACCAGACATCTAGCAGGCCTAGGCGCACGGGGAGATTCACTTCCAATGGAGCAGTGAAAAAGTGAGCGTCCATCGCATGCGCACCGTCAAGCAGAGCGCGAAATTGCACTGAGCCAATGGCAATGGCAATCGGCAGGCCAATGGCAGACCAGAGTGAGAAACGGCCACCCACCCAGTCCCAAAAACCTAGTGTGCGTTGAATGCCGAACTCAGCAGCAGCATGCGTATTGGTAGTTAGCGCGACAAAATGCTTGTTAATCGAGCAAGACGCTTCTGGATCTTCACTGCCGCCATGATCCAGAAACCATTGACGGGCTGAGCGTGCATTGAGCATAGTCTCAGCAGTCGTGAATGATTTTGATGCGATGAGAAACAGTGTGCTTTCTGGCTTGACCCGGCGCAGCACATGCCCAAGCTCATGGCCGTCGACGTTAGAGACAAAGTGGAAGTTCTTACCCGTGTCTATCCAATCTTCAAGCGCATTGACAACGACCTCGGGGCCGAGGTGAGAGCCGCCGATGCCGATATTGACGATGTCGGTAATCTGCTTATCGTCTCTGATTTGCTCTGCCAAGGCAAGCATTTGCTCCAAAGTGCTATGAACTTCATGCAAAGCAGCGTGCATTTCAGCAGGCCAAGCTTGAACCGTTGGAGCATGCTGGATTTCACCCCGGTCAGCAGGCGTTCGTAGAAGCCAGTGCATGACGCTGCGCTGCTCTGTTGAGTTGATGGCCTCGCCTGCCAACATGGCATTGCGCTTTGCCACAAGCTGGCTTTCTTGGGCAAGTTGCAGCAGCAGCGCTTGTGTGTCGGTGTTCAGAAAACTTTTGGATAAGTCTGCGAATACATGAGGTGCTTGCAGGCTCAGCGATGCAAGACGTTGTGAGTCCTGTGCAAATGCTTTGCGCAAATCCAGATGCTGGATTTGCGATGTGTAATGCGTTTGCAAAGCCTGCCAGGCAGGTAGTTCATGACAGAGTGGAGTCAAAAGAAATTCCAGTAAATCATGCAGCAGCTTGCTGCATCAGTGTTTCCAGTTTCAAGGTGTCCGCGGTAAATGCGCGAATGCCTTCTGCCAGCTTTTCGGTGGCCATGGAGTCTTCATTCAGTGCGAATCGGAATGAAGCTTCGTCAAAAATCACACGTTTCAGTTCTTGAGTTTTCGCCGAGTCGGCATCCATGGCGCGAGTTAGTTGCGAGCCGTCCTGCGCTGACAGTTGCGCCAATAGTTCAGGTGCAATGGTAAGCAGGTCACAGCCGGCTAATGCCAAAATTTGCCCGGTATTACGAAAGCTTGCACCCATTACTTCGGTCGCAATGCCGAAGTGCTTGTAGTAATTGTAGATTTGGCGCACTGAGCTCACGCCGGGATCATTGGCGCCAGCCATGGCAGCTTCATTCCACTGGGCGCCTGCTTGTTTTTTATACCAGTCGTAAATGCGGCCCACAAAGGGTGAAATCAGTTGAACCTTGGCTTGCCCGCAGGCAACCGCTTGGCAAAACGAGAAAAGCAGCGTTAGGTTTGTATGAATGCCGCGCTGCTCGAGAATTCGCGCGGCTTCAATGCCTTCCCAAGTGGCGGCAATTTTGATGAGCACGCGCTCGGTATGGACGCCGGCTGCCTGATAAAGCTCGATCAGTCGCTCGCCGCGGGTGACAGTTGCCGTTGTATCAAATGACAAGCGAGCATCAACTTCGGTGGATACGCGGCCGGGGACGGTGTTCAGAATCTCGCAGCCAAAGCGCACCAAAATACGGTCCATGATTTCATCTAAAGACCGATCCTTGAACTGGGCAACCGTGGCGCGCATCAGCGGCGCGTATTCGGGTTTTTGGACGGCTTTCAGAATCAGGGATGGATTGGTGGTGGCATCACGTGGCTGAAACTGAGCCAATTGATGAAAATCACCGGTGTCCGCGACCACGGTTGTGAATTGCTTGAGCGCCTCCAACTGATTCATGACCATCCTTTGATATTTTGTAAATGAATTAGCAAGTGTAGAGCGTGAATCGGGTGCTGAGAATTAGGCTGAGCGCTCATGGAGCATAGAGTGATTGAACGTATCTCTATGGAGACGGCGAGTCGCTGCATTTATTTGCTGAAATATCCAAGTTTCTCCACTAATTTCTGAGTTGTAAGGCCCTTCGGTCTTATGCTTTCTCGTTCTAGTATTTATTAATGGTTTTAACCATACCTGCCGTCAATATGCTTGATCGGATTACCGCCTCCCTTTCGTCCCTGGCACCAGCAGAGCAGCGTGTTGGGCGCTTGGTATTGGCTGATCCACGAGCCTTTGCTCACTTGCCTGTGCGTGAGTTGGCTTTGCGCTCTCATGTCAGCAAGCCCACGGTGGTGCGGTTTTGCCGCAGCATGGGGTATGACGGACTGGCTGACTTCAAGCTCAAGCTGGCAGGAAGTGTCAGCGAGGGTGTACCTTTTATCCATCGCAGCGTTGATAGCGATGACAAGACCAGTGATGTGATGGTCAAAGTGGTGGATAACGCTGTTGCGGCCTTTTTACAATACCGCAATGCCTCAAGCACCGTGGCTATAGAGCATGCGGCACTTGCGATTGCGGCGACTTGGCAAACCGGCAAACGCATTGAGTTTTATGGGGCAGGTAATTCCGGCATCGTGGCATTGGATGCTCAGCACAAGTTTTTCCGCTTGGGCGTGACGAGTCTTGCAACCAGTGATGGACATATGCAGGTGATGAGCGCTACCTTGCTGGGTCCCGGTGATTGCGTGGTGATTATTTCTAACTCCGGTCGCACGCGTGATTTGATGGATGCTGCGGATATTGCGCGTAAAAACGGCGCCACCACGATTGCCATTACGGCCAGTGGTTCGCCCTTGGCATCGGCCTGCCAGATTCATTTGGCGGCAGATCACCCGGAGGGCTATGACCGTTACAGCCCCATGGTGTCGCGATTGCTGCACTTACTCATCATCGATGTTCTAGCTACTTGCGTAGCCTTGCGTATTGGCCCGGCACTGCAGCCTGCGCTGGAGCAGATGAAAAATAATCTCAGGGCTAAGCGTTATACAGAGTGATTGCTCTTAAATAGAGAGCATCTTCCCTTTACTCATCAAGCTGACCCATCACCATGGCTCGTCTCCCTCGTTTAACGCTGGCACATACGCCGCACCACATCATTCAGCGCGGCAATAACAGCAGCGAGATTTTTGTGGATGCACAGGATCGCCTTGCCATGCTGGACCTGATGCGCGAGATGGCGAGGCGTTTTGATGTAGATGTGCATGCCTATGTGCTCATGCCCAATCACTTTCATCTGTTACTTACGCCCAAGACTGACCAGGGTGTCCCTCAATTTATGCAGGCGCTGGGCCGCAGCTATGTGCGCTACTTCAACAACCGACATGGGCGCACCGGCACCTTATGGGAGGGGCGCTATCGGAGCACTTTGCTGCAGGCTGAGCGGTGGTTGCTGGCCACCATGGTGTCTATGGACTTGAACCCCGTGCGCGCAGGGCTGGTGCCGCGGGCGCTGGACTGGCCATGGTCTAGTTATGCGCATAACGCTGGCATTCAGCATGATGGCCTCATCAGCCCGCATGCTCTTTTTTGGGCTTTGGGCAATACACCGTTTGCGCGTGATGTCGCCTATGTCAAAGCGGTGGAAGCAGGTCTGGATCAAGACGCTCAAGAGCAAATTAGCCACGCTGCTTTGCTCGGTTGGGCCCTGGGTGAGCCTGAATTTATTGAAAATTTGCAACACAAAACCGAGCGCCGGGTGATGCGGCAGAAGGCTGGAAGGCCGGCGGCACGCACAGTCTTGGTGCGTAAGGCTCAAGAGTAAATTTCTATCTCTTTGTTTTTATTGAATTGGCTTGTTTATTTTTGATATGTCCCTAATTTAAATAAAGATACAAGTACGTTGATTTAATTAGTATCTGACCCTAATTAAATTTTATTGCATAACTTCATGCTCTGTCGTAATCTTGCAATCCCCGCGATTGATATAAGAGGATTCCCCATGACGACGGCTGCAGAGATTAAGCGTCTCCAGGACCACGGTCTGTACTCCAAGAGCAACGAGCATGATGCTTGTGGTCTGGGTTTTGTTGCCCACATCAAGGGCCAGAAACGTCATGACATCGTCTTGGGCGCGCTCAAAATTTTGGAAAACATCGACCACCGCGGTGCTGTGGGTGCAGACCCGTTGATGGGTGATGGCGCAGGTATCTTGATTCAGATTCCTGACCAGCTCTACCGTGAAGAGATGGCCAAGCAAGGTGTGACACTGCCACCGGCTGGTGAATACGGCGTGGGCATGATCTTTTTGCCTAAAGAACATGCATCCCGCCTAGCTTGCGAGCAAGAGATGGAACGCGCCATCAAGGCCGAAGGCCAAGTGCTGCTGGGCTGGCGCGATGTACCGGTGAACCGCGACATGCCTATGTCGCCCACCGTGCAGGAAAAAGAACCTATCCTGCGCCAAGTCTTCATTGGCCGCGGCGCAGACGTGATCGTGCAAGACGCGCTGGAGCGCAAGCTGTACGTGATTCGCAAGACTGCCAGCGGTGCGATTCAAGGTCTGGGCCTCAAGCACAGCAAGGAATACTACGTTCCTTCCATGAGCAGCCGCACCGTGGTTTACAAGGGCCTGTTG is part of the Comamonas sp. Y33R10-2 genome and harbors:
- a CDS encoding transposase — its product is MARLPRLTLAHTPHHIIQRGNNSSEIFVDAQDRLAMLDLMREMARRFDVDVHAYVLMPNHFHLLLTPKTDQGVPQFMQALGRSYVRYFNNRHGRTGTLWEGRYRSTLLQAERWLLATMVSMDLNPVRAGLVPRALDWPWSSYAHNAGIQHDGLISPHALFWALGNTPFARDVAYVKAVEAGLDQDAQEQISHAALLGWALGEPEFIENLQHKTERRVMRQKAGRPAARTVLVRKAQE